The Mycoplasmopsis gallinacea genome includes a window with the following:
- the secY gene encoding preprotein translocase subunit SecY, whose protein sequence is MLQNLSFAISRLIYKARNKWVDFWSTKDIAKKIFYTLFLLIFYIIGTTITAPYIKLNTGESLESNSFLNTLNLVGGGGLSQFSIFALGISPFINASLIMMVLQSRICPPIYKLSQSGPQGRRKINIITRFITVLIAYPQAIFLTKSLSAGKNPFITFYAHSNFSEGVLVYFLVPMILVSASLFALFISEQITNKGIGNGTSLIIFTGIAMRLPNQFKSAFNIFIGDLSKGGDVIGIVYFIFYLFVYFATIMIIAIVYSSERHIPIQQIGAGRSKSIKEMGKMPIKLNPAGIMPVIFAMMVLSFPTMIANILPDDNASKQWINLNLQFTQPIGFSLLLIITFVFSLIMGIQQSRVDKVAEDFAKNSTFIPGVRPGEETQDYLIAIVFRLSIFSGIYLVILASMQFVQIMTGTLQPSIAFGGTGLMILVSVALETISQLQARKKTTKLAKAKRNTISSIYSKSKKYKKNEGLLW, encoded by the coding sequence GTGCTACAAAACTTATCCTTTGCAATTTCTCGGCTTATTTATAAAGCAAGAAATAAGTGGGTAGATTTTTGAAGTACTAAAGATATCGCTAAAAAGATTTTTTATACACTCTTTTTATTGATTTTCTACATCATTGGTACAACAATTACTGCTCCGTATATCAAACTCAACACTGGTGAAAGTCTTGAGTCTAACTCGTTTTTAAACACATTAAACTTAGTAGGTGGTGGAGGGCTTAGTCAGTTTTCGATTTTTGCATTAGGAATTAGTCCATTCATTAATGCATCACTTATTATGATGGTTCTTCAATCAAGAATTTGTCCACCAATTTACAAACTAAGTCAAAGCGGGCCACAAGGAAGAAGAAAAATTAACATCATTACTCGTTTTATAACAGTGTTAATTGCTTATCCACAGGCTATCTTCTTAACTAAATCACTTTCAGCTGGTAAAAACCCTTTTATAACTTTTTATGCTCATAGTAATTTTAGTGAAGGAGTTTTAGTTTATTTCTTAGTTCCAATGATTTTAGTATCAGCATCTTTATTTGCTCTTTTTATCTCTGAGCAAATTACTAACAAAGGAATTGGTAATGGAACCAGTTTAATTATCTTTACAGGGATTGCAATGAGACTTCCAAACCAATTCAAGAGTGCATTTAACATCTTTATTGGTGATTTATCTAAAGGTGGAGATGTTATTGGGATTGTCTATTTTATTTTCTATTTATTTGTTTATTTTGCAACAATTATGATTATTGCTATAGTTTATAGCTCTGAGCGTCATATTCCAATCCAACAAATTGGAGCAGGTAGAAGTAAAAGCATTAAAGAGATGGGGAAAATGCCAATTAAGCTTAATCCTGCTGGAATTATGCCTGTAATTTTCGCGATGATGGTGCTTTCATTTCCAACTATGATTGCGAATATCCTGCCTGATGATAATGCATCAAAACAATGAATTAATTTGAATTTACAATTCACCCAACCAATTGGTTTTTCACTTTTATTAATTATTACTTTTGTTTTCTCACTCATTATGGGGATTCAACAATCTCGGGTAGATAAAGTAGCTGAAGATTTTGCAAAAAATTCAACCTTTATTCCTGGGGTACGTCCTGGAGAAGAAACTCAAGATTATTTAATTGCAATTGTATTTAGATTAAGTATTTTCTCAGGAATTTATCTTGTAATTTTAGCTAGCATGCAGTTTGTGCAAATTATGACTGGAACTCTTCAGCCAAGCATTGCCTTTGGTGGAACTGGACTTATGATTCTTGTGTCAGTTGCGCTTGAAACCATTTCACAATTACAAGCTAGAAAGAAAACTACTAAACTTGCCAAAGCAAAACGTAATACTATCTCATCTATTTACTCAAAATCTAAAAAATATAAGAAAAATGAAGGTCTTTTATGATAA
- the deoC gene encoding deoxyribose-phosphate aldolase: protein MNYNQMIDHTYLKPEATKKEIDKLIDEAKKYGFKTVCVNSSWVKYVSDKLKDSSVGITSVVGFPLGAGITASKAQEAKLAIDHGADEIDMVINIGRFKEGDYEYVLNDIKKVKEACGNHVLKVIIETALLKKEEIIKATELVMKSGAEFIKTSTGFSFRGASLEDVQIMKSVCGDSLLIKAAGGISNMDDLIAMYNAGATRFGTSRSVAIVERQESKGGY from the coding sequence ATGAATTACAATCAAATGATTGATCATACATATTTAAAGCCAGAGGCTACAAAAAAAGAGATTGACAAATTAATTGATGAAGCAAAGAAATACGGATTTAAAACTGTTTGCGTTAACTCTTCATGAGTAAAATATGTTTCAGATAAATTAAAAGATAGCTCAGTTGGAATTACATCAGTAGTTGGATTCCCTCTTGGAGCTGGAATTACAGCTTCAAAAGCACAAGAAGCTAAATTAGCTATTGATCATGGTGCTGATGAAATTGACATGGTTATTAACATTGGCCGTTTTAAAGAAGGTGACTATGAATATGTGCTTAATGACATTAAAAAAGTTAAAGAAGCTTGTGGAAATCACGTTTTAAAAGTTATTATTGAAACTGCACTTCTTAAAAAAGAAGAAATTATTAAAGCTACTGAACTTGTTATGAAATCAGGTGCAGAATTTATCAAAACTTCAACAGGATTTAGCTTCCGTGGAGCTTCACTTGAAGATGTTCAAATTATGAAAAGTGTTTGTGGAGATTCTCTTTTAATCAAAGCAGCTGGTGGAATTAGCAATATGGACGATTTAATTGCTATGTATAACGCTGGAGCAACAAGATTTGGAACAAGTAGATCAGTTGCTATTGTTGAAAGGCAAGAATCAAAAGGTGGATACTAA
- a CDS encoding adenylate kinase family protein, with product MIKTNVIFMGQPGVGKGTVAAIIAEKSNLKHVSTGSIFREQIANKTELGKKVESIVTSGGYVPDDITNAIVKEAALKLNSEGKYFILDGYPRTIAQAEFLSSINGLDFVVVELTVDKEVILERLGGRRSCPSCQTGYHVKFKPSGDNVTCDNCGTELITRKDDAPEAIIKRLDIYNSQTQPLIDYYKAKGTMHTFDASESPEKVAEKVLNLLEKNGKI from the coding sequence ATGATAAAAACAAATGTTATTTTTATGGGGCAACCTGGTGTTGGTAAAGGAACAGTTGCTGCTATTATTGCTGAAAAAAGCAATTTAAAACACGTATCAACAGGAAGTATTTTTAGAGAGCAAATTGCTAATAAAACTGAACTTGGTAAAAAAGTTGAATCAATTGTTACTTCAGGTGGTTATGTGCCTGATGATATTACTAACGCTATTGTTAAAGAAGCTGCTTTAAAACTTAATAGCGAAGGTAAATACTTTATTTTAGATGGATATCCAAGAACCATTGCTCAAGCTGAATTTCTTTCATCAATTAACGGATTAGACTTTGTGGTAGTTGAATTAACTGTTGATAAAGAAGTTATTTTAGAGCGTCTTGGTGGAAGAAGAAGCTGCCCAAGCTGCCAAACTGGATACCATGTTAAATTCAAACCAAGTGGTGATAATGTAACTTGTGATAACTGTGGAACTGAGCTTATTACAAGAAAAGATGATGCTCCAGAAGCTATTATCAAAAGATTAGATATTTACAATAGTCAAACTCAGCCACTTATTGATTATTACAAAGCTAAAGGTACAATGCATACTTTTGACGCTTCAGAATCTCCAGAAAAAGTTGCTGAAAAAGTTCTTAATTTACTTGAAAAAAATGGTAAAATTTAA
- a CDS encoding pyrimidine-nucleoside phosphorylase: MRVVDIIEKKRLNKELTNEEIQFLINSYVSGDTPDYQMSAFLMAVMFNSMNSREIATMTKYMMQSGKIMDLSAIPGIKVDKHSTGGIGDKTTLAVAPIVAACGAPVAKMSGRGLAQTGGTIDKLESIPGFSVELTEEQFKKQVTEHLIAVIGQSNELVPADKKLYALRDVTSTVESIPLIASSIMSKKLATGADAILLDVKCGNGAFMKDYHSAKALAQTMINIGKELGVDVRAEITNMSRPIGREIGNKNEVLEAIETLKGNGPEDFNTLVFSSCATILEQAKIVNSYEEGMAKAKEAVSSGKALEKFYEFVAIQNGDVQALKDPSFWNPKYKLEVKATKEGYLEIFDALTFGLVSMKLGAGRATKADKLDFEAGITLNKKTNEKVSVGDVIFTLYSSKPIPNELAIELENSYRYNLEPIENKVILDHLK; the protein is encoded by the coding sequence ATGCGTGTAGTAGATATTATTGAGAAAAAAAGACTTAATAAAGAACTTACTAATGAAGAAATTCAGTTCTTAATTAATTCTTATGTATCTGGTGATACACCAGATTACCAAATGAGCGCCTTTTTAATGGCAGTTATGTTTAACTCTATGAATTCAAGAGAGATTGCAACAATGACTAAATATATGATGCAATCTGGAAAAATTATGGATCTTTCTGCAATTCCTGGAATCAAAGTTGACAAGCACTCAACAGGTGGAATCGGAGATAAAACTACTCTTGCAGTAGCTCCAATTGTTGCAGCTTGTGGTGCTCCAGTTGCTAAAATGAGTGGTAGAGGTCTTGCGCAAACTGGTGGAACTATTGATAAACTTGAATCAATTCCTGGTTTTAGCGTAGAACTTACTGAAGAACAATTTAAAAAACAAGTTACTGAGCATTTAATTGCAGTTATTGGACAAAGTAATGAACTTGTTCCAGCTGATAAAAAATTATATGCTTTAAGGGACGTAACTAGCACAGTTGAATCAATTCCGCTTATTGCTTCAAGCATTATGTCTAAAAAATTAGCCACAGGTGCAGATGCTATTTTACTTGATGTTAAATGCGGAAATGGTGCTTTTATGAAAGATTATCATTCAGCTAAAGCACTTGCGCAAACAATGATAAATATTGGGAAAGAACTTGGGGTAGATGTTAGAGCTGAAATTACCAATATGTCTCGTCCAATCGGAAGAGAAATTGGTAATAAAAACGAAGTTCTTGAAGCTATTGAAACTTTAAAAGGAAATGGCCCTGAAGATTTTAACACTCTTGTTTTTTCTAGCTGTGCAACAATTTTAGAGCAAGCTAAAATTGTAAATAGCTATGAAGAAGGAATGGCTAAAGCTAAAGAAGCTGTATCTAGTGGAAAAGCTTTAGAAAAATTCTACGAATTTGTGGCAATTCAAAATGGGGACGTACAAGCACTTAAAGATCCTAGCTTTTGAAACCCTAAATACAAATTAGAAGTTAAAGCAACTAAAGAAGGGTATTTAGAAATTTTTGACGCTTTAACATTTGGACTTGTTTCAATGAAACTTGGAGCCGGAAGAGCAACTAAAGCTGATAAGTTAGATTTTGAAGCAGGAATTACTCTTAACAAAAAAACTAATGAAAAAGTAAGTGTTGGTGATGTGATCTTTACTTTATATTCATCAAAACCAATTCCGAATGAACTTGCTATAGAATTAGAAAATAGTTATCGTTATAACTTAGAACCAATTGAAAATAAAGTTATTTTAGATCATCTAAAATAA
- a CDS encoding ATP-binding cassette domain-containing protein, giving the protein MNKNKDEYILEISNLKKYFVNGSIVNKAVDNVSFNVKKGEIVGLIGESGSGKTTVGRSLLRLYDDFSGFVTLHNQIISGKRISRKRSKFMHKNIQMIFQDPMASLNGQNNIYTILKEPLVVNGIIKNKIKDISSDWAKIADNFHYTFLEESLKLELENIRVANRLLKPFVSKWQNVKLADFSASENTDDQFNAYFGFLEERGKINSLIVNSFYKNIEQLIALYDNKQKDFRNNNIDFDEVELEQARNEYQKQQKLRFKTELYYENKALFIERFKDFNNVRAQNKDFKNVTKNALRNFIQEFRNEANIHKNEAYSSSSIPYFFHQYKLYKLNLFVKKAIKSNLSKLQFLNLEELKSLVADLQNYINHFYKDELIVDETKKASIKEIDNIINNNFKFDWNSYISKSQETREIQRNAYNENKNLMLESFSKVFKEFFKLPKQNKQALTEARQKLEQTQKIFDSELEKYISEYIKRIENYKKDIEEEKRIQKEYLKSEKEEMYKFLNIHNEFNVFYKTNLIAPIKVKYKEILNKRKLFDSKIDYTKAKNKLKEELKQREIELKVYNTTVADKIENNKSFEIELRYLNKDISNIMLLLGISLFDLKFYNTKFKSLFRTLISKYRKYKLAQLFTKNAIYKALEDVGLLKQFAYRYPHEFSGGQRQRIVIARALITEPSVIVADEPIASLDISIQAQVVNLLKDLCKEKNIGMIFIAHDLSMIEYVADRVQIMHLGKIVESGDTNKIYSKPVHPYTNNLFKAIPKISNANEKFKDVTFELSYLQEQQFPNVPLVKEIEPEHFVYGTEEQIEKWTKDEHFKASTLK; this is encoded by the coding sequence ATGAACAAAAATAAAGATGAATACATTTTAGAAATATCTAATCTAAAAAAATATTTTGTTAATGGTAGCATAGTAAATAAAGCAGTTGATAATGTTAGTTTCAATGTTAAAAAAGGTGAAATAGTAGGGTTAATTGGTGAATCTGGAAGTGGTAAAACCACTGTGGGTAGATCTCTTTTAAGACTTTATGATGATTTTAGTGGTTTTGTAACATTGCATAACCAAATTATTTCTGGAAAAAGAATTTCTAGAAAAAGAAGCAAATTCATGCATAAAAATATTCAAATGATCTTCCAAGATCCAATGGCTTCTTTAAATGGTCAAAACAACATTTACACTATTTTAAAAGAACCTCTTGTTGTAAATGGGATTATTAAAAATAAAATTAAAGATATCAGTAGTGATTGAGCAAAAATTGCAGATAACTTTCACTATACTTTCTTAGAAGAAAGTTTAAAGTTAGAACTTGAAAATATAAGAGTTGCTAACCGTCTTCTTAAACCTTTTGTTTCAAAATGACAAAACGTTAAATTAGCAGATTTTTCTGCTTCTGAAAACACAGACGATCAATTTAATGCATATTTTGGTTTCCTTGAAGAAAGAGGAAAAATTAACTCTTTAATTGTTAATAGTTTTTATAAAAACATCGAACAATTAATTGCTCTTTACGATAATAAACAAAAAGACTTTAGAAACAATAATATTGACTTTGATGAAGTTGAATTAGAGCAAGCAAGAAACGAATATCAAAAACAACAAAAATTAAGATTCAAAACAGAATTGTATTACGAAAATAAAGCTCTTTTTATTGAAAGATTTAAAGACTTCAATAATGTTAGAGCGCAAAATAAAGACTTTAAAAATGTTACAAAAAATGCTTTAAGAAACTTCATACAAGAATTCAGAAATGAAGCAAATATTCACAAAAATGAAGCATATAGTTCATCATCAATTCCTTACTTTTTCCATCAATATAAGTTATATAAATTAAATTTATTTGTTAAAAAAGCGATTAAATCAAATTTAAGCAAACTACAATTCTTAAATTTAGAAGAGCTTAAATCACTTGTGGCTGATTTACAAAACTACATTAATCATTTTTATAAAGATGAATTAATAGTTGATGAAACTAAAAAAGCAAGCATCAAAGAAATTGACAATATTATTAATAATAATTTTAAATTTGATTGAAATTCTTATATTTCAAAATCACAAGAAACTCGAGAAATTCAAAGAAATGCTTATAATGAAAACAAAAATTTAATGTTAGAAAGTTTTTCAAAAGTATTTAAAGAATTCTTTAAGTTACCTAAACAAAACAAACAAGCTCTAACAGAAGCGCGTCAAAAATTAGAACAAACTCAAAAGATTTTTGATTCAGAATTAGAAAAATATATTAGCGAATATATTAAAAGAATTGAAAATTACAAAAAAGATATTGAAGAAGAAAAGAGAATTCAAAAAGAATATTTAAAATCAGAAAAAGAAGAAATGTACAAATTCTTAAATATTCATAATGAATTTAATGTCTTTTATAAAACAAACTTGATAGCTCCAATTAAAGTAAAATACAAAGAAATTCTTAACAAACGTAAATTGTTTGATTCTAAAATTGACTACACTAAAGCTAAAAATAAACTTAAAGAAGAATTAAAACAAAGGGAAATTGAATTAAAAGTATATAACACCACAGTTGCAGATAAGATTGAAAACAATAAATCTTTTGAAATTGAATTGCGTTATCTTAATAAAGATATTAGTAATATAATGCTTCTTCTTGGTATTTCTCTTTTTGATTTAAAATTCTATAACACTAAATTTAAATCTTTATTTAGAACATTAATAAGCAAGTACCGTAAATATAAATTAGCACAATTATTTACAAAAAATGCTATCTATAAAGCTTTAGAAGATGTTGGTTTATTAAAACAATTTGCTTACCGTTATCCACATGAATTTAGTGGTGGGCAACGTCAAAGAATTGTGATTGCTCGTGCTTTAATTACTGAGCCTAGTGTTATTGTTGCCGATGAACCAATTGCTTCTCTTGATATTTCAATTCAAGCCCAAGTTGTTAACTTACTTAAAGACTTGTGTAAAGAGAAAAACATCGGTATGATTTTCATTGCTCATGACCTTTCAATGATTGAATATGTAGCTGATAGAGTGCAAATTATGCACCTTGGAAAAATTGTTGAATCTGGAGATACTAACAAAATTTACTCTAAGCCAGTGCATCCATATACCAACAATTTATTTAAAGCTATTCCTAAAATTTCAAATGCAAATGAAAAATTCAAAGATGTTACTTTTGAACTTTCATATCTTCAAGAGCAACAATTCCCTAATGTACCTTTAGTTAAAGAAATTGAACCTGAACACTTTGTGTATGGAACTGAAGAGCAAATAGAAAAATGAACAAAAGATGAACATTTTAAAGCTTCTACTTTAAAATAA
- the deoD gene encoding purine-nucleoside phosphorylase, with the protein MTPHINAKKEDIAKTVIMPGDPLRAEFIAKTFLDPGYKKVNTVRNMFMFTGTYKGKPITVAGSGMGCPSIGIYSYELFKFYDVDNIIRIGSAGSYKADLGLYEVVLASEAKADADAFRKLVLNKEGTVAKPSEKLNARIEKVASDLNIKLNKGRVHSSDVFYSAVPLEQRIADTEAICVEMESYALFTNAEATGKNAACLLTISDNLITHEETSAQERQEAFTKMMEIALNLA; encoded by the coding sequence ATGACACCACACATTAATGCTAAAAAAGAAGATATCGCTAAAACAGTAATTATGCCCGGAGATCCTTTAAGAGCAGAATTTATTGCTAAAACTTTTTTAGATCCTGGATATAAAAAAGTAAACACAGTTAGAAATATGTTTATGTTTACAGGTACATACAAAGGAAAACCAATTACAGTTGCTGGTTCAGGAATGGGATGTCCATCAATTGGAATTTATTCATACGAATTATTTAAATTCTATGATGTAGATAACATCATTAGAATTGGTTCAGCCGGTTCATATAAAGCTGATTTAGGGCTTTATGAAGTTGTGCTTGCATCTGAAGCTAAAGCTGACGCTGATGCATTTAGAAAACTTGTGCTAAATAAAGAAGGAACAGTTGCAAAACCTAGTGAAAAACTTAATGCAAGAATTGAAAAAGTTGCTAGTGATTTAAATATCAAATTAAACAAAGGAAGAGTGCACTCATCAGATGTATTTTACTCAGCTGTGCCACTTGAACAAAGAATTGCAGATACAGAAGCAATTTGTGTTGAAATGGAATCGTATGCATTATTTACTAATGCTGAAGCAACAGGTAAAAATGCAGCTTGCTTATTAACAATTAGTGATAATTTAATTACACATGAAGAAACTTCTGCTCAAGAAAGACAAGAAGCGTTTACAAAAATGATGGAGATAGCTTTAAATTTAGCTTAA
- a CDS encoding ABC transporter ATP-binding protein, translating to MLSTQELLKLNKRRIMSETLLKVKNLKVNFKTGKKKFVTIVRGVDLHIKKGQIVGLVGESGSGKTVTSKSLLNINDNALVSADLMTVDGIDLTQSNKEKFWQTIRGQKIGYIPQDPLTSLNPTRKIGKQLLDALNKNEDWKDKKLVEKRQYLVGLLEKFGIRNADKIFDMYPHTLSGGMKQRVVITMVVALKPKLIIADEPTTALDPTVQASVLALFEQIRQDMNISIIFISHNISVVAKLCDYIYVMYAGKIVEKGTKKDIFAHPAHPYTWALISAIPENKEDRLYSIKGTPPDMSNLPLGDAFAPRNDYALEIDFIKEPPLFEISETHAAATWLLHPEAPKVELPEELQNRLANFRKVFSDEQK from the coding sequence ATGCTCTCGACCCAAGAGTTATTAAAGTTAAATAAAAGGAGAATTATGTCAGAAACATTATTAAAAGTTAAGAACTTGAAAGTCAACTTTAAAACTGGTAAGAAAAAGTTTGTGACAATAGTTCGTGGAGTAGATTTACACATCAAAAAAGGTCAAATTGTTGGTCTTGTTGGTGAATCTGGAAGTGGTAAAACTGTTACATCTAAATCTCTTTTAAATATTAATGATAATGCATTGGTTTCAGCAGATTTAATGACTGTCGATGGTATTGATTTAACCCAATCAAACAAAGAAAAGTTTTGACAAACAATTAGGGGTCAAAAAATTGGTTACATTCCACAAGATCCTTTAACTTCTTTAAATCCAACTAGAAAAATTGGAAAACAATTATTAGATGCTTTAAATAAAAATGAAGATTGAAAAGATAAAAAACTAGTTGAAAAACGTCAATACTTAGTAGGTTTACTTGAAAAATTCGGAATCAGAAACGCTGATAAAATTTTCGATATGTACCCACACACATTAAGTGGTGGAATGAAACAACGTGTTGTAATCACAATGGTTGTAGCATTAAAGCCAAAGTTAATTATTGCTGATGAACCCACAACTGCACTTGACCCTACTGTTCAAGCATCAGTTTTAGCACTTTTTGAACAAATTCGTCAAGACATGAATATTTCAATTATTTTCATTAGCCACAACATTTCCGTTGTTGCAAAATTATGTGATTATATTTATGTTATGTATGCTGGAAAAATTGTAGAAAAAGGAACTAAAAAAGATATTTTCGCTCACCCAGCACACCCTTATACATGAGCTTTAATTTCTGCTATTCCTGAAAACAAAGAAGATCGTTTATATTCAATTAAAGGAACTCCACCAGATATGTCTAATTTACCACTTGGTGATGCTTTTGCACCAAGAAATGATTATGCACTTGAAATTGACTTTATAAAAGAACCACCTCTTTTCGAAATAAGTGAGACACATGCAGCTGCAACATGACTTTTACACCCTGAAGCTCCTAAAGTTGAGCTTCCAGAAGAATTACAAAATAGATTAGCAAACTTTAGAAAGGTATTTAGTGATGAACAAAAATAA
- the map gene encoding type I methionyl aminopeptidase, with the protein MKNLVKKPHEIQKITKACQILAEVKQIVYDFVSPGVSLKEIDQLAFKEIVKRGAKPAFLGLYGFPATACISVNDELIHGIPSDYVVKEGDLISVDLGCIWDGYNSDSAFTKGVGKIDPSDQKLIDVAKGAFQAGIAAIKKGARVGDISHAIGQYIKKHNLYTPDEFCGHGIGKSLHEDPNVHNDGKKGTGPILKDGMVICIEPMITQTQKIRILDDGWTVVSDDGSNTSHYEHTVLIKDGKGVVLTKGI; encoded by the coding sequence ATGAAGAATTTAGTTAAAAAACCTCATGAAATTCAAAAAATCACTAAAGCATGTCAAATCTTGGCGGAAGTAAAACAAATTGTTTATGACTTTGTAAGTCCAGGGGTTTCTTTAAAAGAGATTGATCAATTAGCTTTTAAAGAAATAGTTAAGCGAGGAGCCAAACCTGCCTTCCTTGGTTTATACGGTTTTCCCGCAACAGCTTGCATATCTGTTAATGATGAATTGATCCATGGAATTCCTTCTGATTATGTAGTCAAAGAAGGTGATCTTATTAGTGTAGATCTTGGCTGCATTTGAGATGGATACAATAGCGATAGCGCTTTCACTAAAGGGGTTGGAAAAATTGACCCTAGTGACCAAAAATTAATTGACGTAGCTAAAGGAGCTTTCCAAGCTGGAATAGCCGCAATTAAAAAAGGTGCACGTGTTGGCGATATTTCACACGCTATTGGACAATATATTAAAAAACACAATTTATATACTCCTGATGAGTTTTGTGGACATGGAATTGGTAAAAGCCTTCATGAAGATCCAAATGTTCATAATGATGGTAAAAAAGGGACTGGTCCGATTTTAAAAGACGGAATGGTTATATGCATAGAACCAATGATTACTCAAACTCAAAAAATAAGAATTTTAGATGATGGTTGAACTGTTGTTAGTGATGATGGTTCAAATACATCACATTACGAACATACTGTGCTAATTAAAGACGGTAAGGGAGTAGTTCTTACGAAAGGAATTTAA
- a CDS encoding ABC transporter permease, with protein sequence MSTREFNRKYGLNINANSNDLFKRVSNSGNNFVNVAGKPKKILIEILKRFFTNWAAVACTIIFIIILILSIVSTLSSAHDSTKSISDTMFFNVPELDTSTNSLKVDENGNLSFITMKGSPYVKYLPPSYNHWTSKTLFISDEDYSKYINAFKKDYFGVLYNDYIKSAKDPGSAIRIITKTVIQANGQAVDSKEVQLNTYQFYKAMNLYIFLGSIFKGVDLNAAGVSENQIREIIAQIEKLNPSNPNLYPNSILGTNELGIDIWTSSWVGTWNAIKLALIIATIQTIIGVAVGCFLGFHVGSWIDTIIMRLIEIFVAPPALIWLLLFASTFGTSDWTLIFALVFTGWTGAVGGTRLFIITVKDSEFITASKSVGASKARLIYKHALPAIIGKIANSYVSRIPGIIMSISSLAFLGFFKGDNTNLGALLVSAASQAGTNFWILLLPSVILLSISVSLHFMAIGLHDALDPRVIKVK encoded by the coding sequence ATGAGTACAAGAGAATTTAATCGCAAATATGGACTAAACATTAATGCCAACTCTAACGATTTATTTAAAAGAGTTTCTAATTCAGGAAATAATTTTGTTAATGTTGCCGGAAAACCCAAAAAAATATTAATTGAGATTCTCAAGAGATTTTTCACAAACTGAGCAGCTGTTGCTTGCACAATTATTTTCATTATCATTTTAATTTTATCTATCGTTTCTACTTTATCAAGCGCTCATGATTCTACTAAAAGTATTAGTGATACAATGTTTTTCAATGTGCCAGAATTAGATACCTCAACTAACTCTTTAAAAGTAGATGAAAACGGAAACCTTTCATTCATTACAATGAAAGGTTCTCCATATGTAAAATACTTACCACCTTCATATAATCACTGAACATCAAAAACTTTATTTATTTCTGATGAAGATTATAGTAAATATATAAATGCATTCAAAAAAGATTATTTTGGTGTTCTTTATAATGATTACATTAAATCAGCAAAAGATCCAGGATCAGCTATTAGAATTATTACAAAAACAGTGATTCAAGCTAATGGACAAGCTGTAGATTCAAAAGAAGTTCAACTTAATACATATCAGTTCTATAAAGCTATGAACCTTTATATTTTCCTTGGTTCAATCTTTAAAGGTGTTGATTTAAATGCAGCTGGCGTTAGTGAAAATCAAATTAGAGAAATAATTGCTCAAATTGAAAAATTAAACCCAAGCAACCCTAACTTATACCCTAATTCAATTTTAGGTACAAATGAATTAGGAATTGATATTTGAACTTCTTCATGAGTTGGAACTTGAAATGCAATTAAATTAGCCTTAATTATTGCTACCATCCAAACAATTATCGGAGTTGCAGTAGGATGTTTTTTAGGTTTCCATGTTGGTTCATGAATTGATACAATTATTATGAGATTAATTGAAATCTTCGTAGCTCCTCCTGCTCTTATTTGATTACTTTTATTTGCTTCAACATTTGGAACAAGTGATTGAACACTTATTTTTGCTTTAGTATTTACCGGATGAACAGGAGCTGTTGGTGGAACAAGATTGTTCATAATTACAGTTAAAGATTCTGAATTTATTACAGCAAGTAAATCAGTTGGAGCTTCAAAAGCAAGATTAATTTACAAACATGCTTTACCAGCAATTATCGGTAAAATTGCAAATAGTTATGTTTCACGTATCCCAGGAATCATTATGTCTATTTCATCACTTGCATTCTTAGGGTTCTTTAAAGGTGATAATACAAACTTAGGAGCATTGCTTGTTAGTGCTGCTTCACAAGCTGGAACAAACTTCTGAATTTTACTTTTACCTTCAGTTATTTTATTATCAATATCAGTATCACTTCACTTTATGGCAATCGGACTTCATGATGCTCTCGACCCAAGAGTTATTAAAGTTAAATAA